Within the Magnetospirillum sp. ME-1 genome, the region TCGCCTGCGTCCTGGGCGGCCTGGCCTATCGCCGCTGGGCGCCCTGATCGGCGAAGACCAGCGAGAATACCGCGCCGCCGCCGGAGCGCTCGCTCACCTCGACCCGACCGCCATGGGCCTGCATGATCTCGCGCACGATGGCCAGCCCCAGGCCCGATCCGCTCTTGCGCCGCTCGGCCCGCCAGAAGCGCTGGAAGATGCGTTCGCGCAGTTCGGGCGGGACGCCGGGGCCGCGATCCTCGACCCGCAGGGTGGCGGGGGCCTTGACCCGCACGGTGACGGTGGTGTCGGGCGGCGTATGGATCAGGGCGTTTTCCACCAGATTGCGCAGCGCGTTGAACACCGCTTCGCCGTTGGCGGCCACCCGGCAGCCTTCCGGGGCTTCGATCACCTCCACCAGACGGCGCTGCCTGAGCGCCATGGGCGCCAGAAAGGTGCAGACGTCCACGGCGATGGCGTTGAGGTCGGCCTGCTCGTCCATGGCGATGGTCAGCGCCTCGGCGCGGGCCACCGCCAGCAACTGGCTGACCAGCCGGGTCATGGAATCCACGTCGCGGGCCAGGGCGTCGCGGATGGCGGGGTCGGGCAGCGTCTCGATATGGGCGCGCAGTACCGCCAGCGGGGTGCGCAGCTCGTGGGCGGCGTCGGCGGTGAACTCGCGCTGGATGCGAAACCCCGCCTCGATGCGGTCGAGCGCGCTGTTGACGGCGTGGACCAGGGGCATGATCTCGCGCGGAACCTGGGCTTCCGGCAGGCGGATGTCGGTGGTGGCGGGACCGATGGCGGCGGCCTGCTCGGACAGGCGTTTCAGCGGCAGCAGCGAATTCCGGATGGTGATCAGGCTGACCACCAGCATGGCCAGCAGGAAGGGGGCGCCCAGCCAGCCGCCCTCCTCGGCGAAGCGCTCGATCAGCGAACGGGTCATGGCGTCGAAATCGCTGCCGCTTTCCTCCACCTGGATCAGCAGCTCGCCCGCCGGAGTGGTCAGCCTTACCGCCGCCCCGAACATCAGCACCGGCCCGGGGCCGTCGGGATTGCGGCGATAGAGGCGGGGGCCGTCGCCCATTTCGGGGGGCGGTCCCACCATTTCGCCGCCCTGGGCAAAGATGGTGCCGGTCCTGGCGTCGCGGACGGCGAAGCGCAGGCCACCCTCGGACTCGGCATAGGACGCCAGCTGGATCGGCGGCAGATCGACGACGATGCGCCCGTCGGGCAGCAGCAGCACCTGATTGCGGATCGAAACCGCCTGCTCGATCAGGTAGGTGTCGCGCATGATCTCGGTGACCGAGTGGTACTTCCACCACAGCCAGGAATAGGCCAGAACGATGGCGATCAGGGTGGTCAGCGACAGCCGGACGACGATGCGCCACAGAATGGCGGGCGGCTGGCGGATCAAGGGGCGCCGTCCACCAGCATGTAGCCGATGCCGCGCAGCGTATGGACGCTTACCGCCGCCCCCGATTGCTGCAGGCGCTTGCGCAGGCGCGACACCAGCACCTCGACCGAATTGGGGGTGACGTCGTCGTCGAAGCCGTAAAGCCCCTCTTCCAGCGAACGCTTGGACACCACCTTGCCCGAGCGGCGCAGCAGATGCTCGAGCATCTCCATTTCGCGCCGGGGCATGGCGATCAGCTGGCCATCCACCCGCACCTCGCGCCCGGCGGTGTCGAAGGTCAGATTGCCCAGACCCAGCTCCACCGACAGCGCCGCGCCAGGGCGGCGCAAAATGGCGCGCAACCGGGCGATCAGCTCCTCCATGGCGAAGGGCTTCAGCAGGTAGTCGTCGGCACCGGCGTTCAGGCCGGAAACCCGGTCGCTGACCCCGTCCCGGGCGGTCAGCACCATCATGGGGCAAGGCGCCGCCTTGGCGCGCTGGGCGCGGATGATCTCCAGCCCGTCGCCGTCGGGCAGGCCGAGATCGAGGATGGCCGCCTGGTAGGAGGCGGAATCGAAGGCGGCGGTCGCGTCGGCCACGGTGCCGAAGACGTCGGGAACGAAGCCGGCGCTCTTCAGCCCCGCCGAGATGAATTCGGCCAGACGGTCATTGTCCTCGACCAGAAGAATGCGCATGGGACGCTCCGCCTATTTGAGGACGTAGTAGATATCCGAGCCGTCGTCGCCCCGGATCCAGACCTGCACCAGGGTCTGGCGGGCATCGTACCACAACTCGCGGCGCAACCCGTCGTCCCATAGCCAGCGGGTGGTGGGCGTCGGCCTGCCGCGCACCGTGATGGTCTCCTCGCCCAGCCGCCGGACCGTCAAGGGGGTCGGGCTGCCGTCGCCGGGATCGAGCATCATGGTGTGATCGGGCGAGGGGGGGTACCACAGCGAGCCGGGAATCATCTCGGGATGGGTGGTGTGCGGCTTGCCGTCCACCGAAACCCGCAGGCGGCCCCCGGCCGATTCCGCCTTGACCGCGTGGCGCTCCCCATCGTCGTTGGTGACGTAGTCCAGCGATTTCAGCCGCCCGTTCTCCCACACCTCGACGCCTTGCTGTTCGTAGACGAAGAAGGGAATGAGCAGGAAACTCACCCGGATATCGGCCTCGACGCGGACCTCGAAGCCGCCCTTGCGCGGGCGGAAGGCATAGGTGTGGTAGCCGATGGTCCCGCCGTTGCGGGTGACCTCGAAGGCCAGAATCTGCTCGGCCGGATTCTGCCCGGACAGCGGTGCCAGGAAGGCGGGCGTGGCCGCCACGCCCGTGGCGGAAAAAAGCAGGACCAGGGCGGCCATGATGGGACGAAGAGTCCTCATGAGCGGCGGGTACCTCTGCTGCGACGGCCGGCCCCCGCTTGCATGCGGGGGCCGTACACGTCAAATCACGACATCAGGCGGTTCCACCAGCCCTTGCGCGGCGGCTTGGCCGGGGCCGGGGGCTCGGGCTCGGCCACCGGTTCCGCCGTCACGGCAGCCTCGGCCACGGGGGGCTCGGCCACGACCGGAGCCGGCTCCTCGACCGGCACCGGAGCCGGTTCGGGGGCGGCGGCGACCGTCTCCACGGCCACCTGTTCCTCGGCTGCCTTTTCCTCGGCGGCTGGGGCCTCGGCCTTCTTCTTGGCCGGGGCGCGCTTGCGCTTGGGCTTTTCGGCCGGAGCGGCGTCCTCGGCGGCGGTCTCGGGCTTGGCCTCGGTCTTCTTCTTGGCCGGGGCACGCTTGCGCTTGGGCTTCTCGGCGGGGGCTTCCGCCTCGGTGGCCGGGGCGGCTTCGGTGGCCGGAGCGGCTTCGGCGGGCGGGGCCGCCTCGACGGCAACGGTATCGGCGGCCGGTTCGCTGGTCACGGCCTCGGCCTCTTCGGCTCCGGCTTCGCCCTCGGCACCCTCGGCGCCCTCACCGTCGCCCTCGCCGTCACGGCGGCGGCGGCGGCGGCCGCCGCGGCGGCCACGGCGACGCTTGCGCGGCTGATCGTCGTCACCACCCTCGGTGCGGGAGCCTTCGCCCTCGCCCTCGGCCTCGCCGTCATCGTCACCGGCTTCCGCCTCGCCCTCGCCATGGGGCAGGTCCTCGGCGGGGGTGCCTTCACCCTCGGCCTGCTCGGGGCGGTCGTCGCCGGGCTTGCGGCGGCGGCGGCGGCGGCGGCGGCGCTTGCGGCCCTCGCCGTCCTCGCCCTTGTCGTCGTCGTTCCGCTCGTCGCGCGAGCGC harbors:
- a CDS encoding response regulator — its product is MRILLVEDNDRLAEFISAGLKSAGFVPDVFGTVADATAAFDSASYQAAILDLGLPDGDGLEIIRAQRAKAAPCPMMVLTARDGVSDRVSGLNAGADDYLLKPFAMEELIARLRAILRRPGAALSVELGLGNLTFDTAGREVRVDGQLIAMPRREMEMLEHLLRRSGKVVSKRSLEEGLYGFDDDVTPNSVEVLVSRLRKRLQQSGAAVSVHTLRGIGYMLVDGAP
- a CDS encoding sensor histidine kinase translates to MIRQPPAILWRIVVRLSLTTLIAIVLAYSWLWWKYHSVTEIMRDTYLIEQAVSIRNQVLLLPDGRIVVDLPPIQLASYAESEGGLRFAVRDARTGTIFAQGGEMVGPPPEMGDGPRLYRRNPDGPGPVLMFGAAVRLTTPAGELLIQVEESGSDFDAMTRSLIERFAEEGGWLGAPFLLAMLVVSLITIRNSLLPLKRLSEQAAAIGPATTDIRLPEAQVPREIMPLVHAVNSALDRIEAGFRIQREFTADAAHELRTPLAVLRAHIETLPDPAIRDALARDVDSMTRLVSQLLAVARAEALTIAMDEQADLNAIAVDVCTFLAPMALRQRRLVEVIEAPEGCRVAANGEAVFNALRNLVENALIHTPPDTTVTVRVKAPATLRVEDRGPGVPPELRERIFQRFWRAERRKSGSGLGLAIVREIMQAHGGRVEVSERSGGGAVFSLVFADQGAQRR
- a CDS encoding DUF6134 family protein codes for the protein MRTLRPIMAALVLLFSATGVAATPAFLAPLSGQNPAEQILAFEVTRNGGTIGYHTYAFRPRKGGFEVRVEADIRVSFLLIPFFVYEQQGVEVWENGRLKSLDYVTNDDGERHAVKAESAGGRLRVSVDGKPHTTHPEMIPGSLWYPPSPDHTMMLDPGDGSPTPLTVRRLGEETITVRGRPTPTTRWLWDDGLRRELWYDARQTLVQVWIRGDDGSDIYYVLK